One window from the genome of Leptospira broomii serovar Hurstbridge str. 5399 encodes:
- a CDS encoding YkvA family protein has product MDENKIEKVKRGFWPKVKKVAGKVPFLPDAISLYFAMLDPETPLKAKLTIAGALAYFLTPFDAVPDILIGVGYLDDAAVIAAVISAATIYVKEGHRKKAGDFLDSESKQN; this is encoded by the coding sequence ATGGATGAAAATAAGATCGAAAAAGTAAAGCGAGGATTTTGGCCGAAGGTTAAAAAAGTGGCAGGTAAAGTTCCATTTTTACCCGATGCAATCTCGTTATATTTTGCTATGTTGGACCCGGAAACGCCTCTAAAAGCCAAATTAACGATCGCCGGTGCATTGGCTTACTTTCTGACGCCTTTCGACGCGGTTCCGGATATTCTTATCGGAGTCGGTTACCTAGATGACGCGGCCGTCATTGCCGCGGTGATTAGTGCTGCCACGATTTATGTCAAAGAGGGACATAGAAAGAAGGCAGGGGATTTTCTGGATTCGGAATCGAAACAGAATTAA
- a CDS encoding RluA family pseudouridine synthase, with protein sequence MNLELRAQADPEWEGSRIDKFLKATLGDEISRATVQHWIDSGWVKGNSGRIIDKSSYKVTSGEIFEISVSPKPPLNLEPIQMDLEVLKETINYMIIRKPPGIASHSGPGDRSATLVNGLLYKFKELSQLGGEARPGIVHRLDKPTEGLMLIAKNDVAHAKLSDLFRKREITKKYLAWTQGSLPEGEGTIDLPIGRHPTERLKMTVSPKGRPSVTHYKVLKTLVSKSGRKFSLVEALLETGRTHQIRVHMQSQRSPVVGDLLYSRNAPIFESFGLLLVSYHLEFTDPFSGEEVRIILPIPERFIRFETSTDRF encoded by the coding sequence ATGAATCTAGAGCTACGTGCTCAAGCAGATCCGGAGTGGGAAGGGTCGAGAATCGATAAATTCCTGAAAGCGACTCTCGGAGATGAGATATCTCGTGCCACTGTGCAGCATTGGATCGACTCAGGCTGGGTTAAGGGGAATTCCGGAAGGATTATCGATAAATCTTCCTATAAAGTAACTTCCGGAGAAATTTTCGAAATTTCGGTTTCTCCAAAGCCTCCATTAAATCTTGAGCCGATTCAGATGGATCTGGAAGTGTTGAAAGAAACGATCAACTATATGATTATTCGAAAACCGCCTGGAATCGCTTCTCACAGCGGGCCTGGTGATCGCTCGGCTACCCTAGTTAACGGACTTTTATATAAATTTAAGGAATTATCTCAGTTAGGAGGGGAAGCAAGACCAGGTATTGTCCATCGCTTGGATAAACCTACGGAAGGGCTAATGCTTATTGCAAAGAATGATGTCGCACATGCAAAATTGTCCGACCTTTTTAGAAAACGGGAAATCACTAAAAAGTACTTAGCATGGACCCAAGGATCTCTTCCTGAGGGGGAGGGAACGATCGATCTACCGATAGGTCGGCATCCCACCGAGAGGCTTAAGATGACAGTGTCGCCAAAAGGCCGTCCGTCGGTGACACATTATAAAGTTTTAAAGACGCTAGTATCGAAAAGTGGCCGAAAATTCTCCCTTGTAGAAGCGCTCTTGGAAACCGGAAGAACCCACCAAATTAGAGTTCATATGCAAAGTCAAAGATCTCCCGTAGTCGGGGATTTGCTTTATTCCCGAAATGCACCTATTTTCGAATCTTTCGGACTATTATTGGTTTCCTACCATTTGGAATTTACGGATCCCTTTTCCGGTGAAGAAGTGAGAATCATACTGCCGATTCCTGAACGTTTTATTCGATTTGAGACGAGTACGGATCGTTTCTAA
- the loa22 gene encoding OmpA family outer membrane lipoprotein Loa22 produces the protein MVKKILNLLLVGATAFSISFCSSSETKEQPAPEPQAAQGQTAAASRSVDLDSPAGIASTFNEKLKDFRYPDGITRPGFSYKKADVSAGDFSEWAKVNIAVLKDAISKLPDSWALEITGHTDQVGPEEAEGDKKGNVYYGDIRAKAVKQALVKQGLPANRIVTKSAGSTSPVSGLDAKDPKNRRVTFSFVENANASAPAEPAPAPAPSNPPPQQQ, from the coding sequence ATGGTTAAAAAAATTCTCAACCTCCTGTTAGTCGGTGCAACGGCTTTTTCAATTTCGTTTTGTTCTTCTTCCGAAACGAAAGAACAGCCGGCACCCGAACCGCAGGCAGCACAAGGGCAAACCGCTGCAGCTTCGCGTAGCGTCGATTTGGACTCTCCTGCAGGGATCGCAAGTACCTTTAACGAGAAACTTAAAGATTTCCGCTATCCCGATGGAATTACACGTCCCGGTTTTAGCTATAAAAAAGCTGATGTAAGCGCCGGAGACTTTAGCGAATGGGCAAAAGTAAATATTGCCGTTTTGAAAGACGCTATCAGCAAGCTCCCCGATTCTTGGGCTTTAGAAATCACCGGACATACCGATCAAGTCGGCCCAGAAGAGGCGGAAGGTGATAAAAAAGGAAACGTCTACTACGGGGACATTCGTGCAAAAGCGGTTAAACAAGCTCTTGTTAAACAGGGCTTACCTGCAAATCGTATCGTAACAAAAAGCGCAGGCTCCACTTCTCCTGTTTCCGGCTTAGATGCAAAAGATCCTAAGAATCGCCGAGTTACTTTTAGTTTTGTAGAAAACGCTAACGCTTCGGCTCCTGCCGAACCTGCTCCGGCGCCGGCTCCGAGTAACCCTCCACCTCAGCAACAATAA
- the fumC gene encoding class II fumarate hydratase, giving the protein MKTRIETDSMGEIEVDDSKYWGAQTERSLHHFHIGNDRFPREMIRALGILKKSAAIVNAGLGLLSEDKKKLIVQAADEVIEGKLDEHFPLSVWQTGSGTQTNMNANEVISNRAIEIAGGEKGSKKPVHPNDDVNKAQSSNDTFPTAMHIATAEQLVHKLIPALEQLKDTLRKKTVEFKDIIKIGRTHLQDATPLTLGQEFSGYVKQIEYNIERVKSVLPSVYRLALGGTAVGTGLNTHPEFALRAAAQIAKETSLPFVSAENKFEALAAHDSLVEAHGVLKTIAASFMKIANDVRWLSSGPRCGIGEISIPENEPGSSIMPGKVNPTQSEQMTMVSAQVIANDVAVNIGGASGNFELNVFKPLIVHNVLNSIRLLSDSAVSFEEHCARGILPNKERISEHLQNSLMLVTALNPHIGYDNAAKIAKNAHKKGTSLKESGIELGLLTSDQFDQWVLPEKMISPGVD; this is encoded by the coding sequence ATGAAAACTAGGATCGAAACCGACTCCATGGGAGAAATCGAAGTAGACGATTCGAAATACTGGGGAGCGCAAACCGAGCGATCACTGCATCACTTTCATATCGGCAATGATCGTTTCCCAAGGGAAATGATACGCGCATTGGGCATATTAAAGAAATCAGCTGCGATCGTCAATGCCGGTCTCGGTTTACTTTCGGAAGATAAAAAGAAACTGATCGTTCAGGCTGCGGATGAAGTCATCGAAGGGAAACTCGATGAACATTTTCCGTTAAGCGTCTGGCAGACAGGTTCCGGTACGCAGACCAATATGAATGCGAACGAAGTCATATCCAATCGCGCCATTGAAATTGCGGGAGGAGAAAAGGGCTCGAAAAAACCCGTTCACCCGAACGACGACGTAAATAAAGCCCAGTCATCCAACGATACCTTCCCGACTGCGATGCATATCGCTACCGCGGAACAACTTGTACACAAGCTTATCCCCGCTCTAGAACAATTAAAAGATACGTTGCGTAAAAAAACGGTCGAGTTTAAAGATATTATTAAAATTGGAAGAACTCACTTACAAGATGCTACACCTTTAACATTGGGCCAGGAATTTTCGGGATACGTTAAACAAATTGAATATAATATAGAGAGAGTAAAGTCCGTGCTCCCGTCCGTTTATAGATTAGCATTGGGCGGCACTGCGGTTGGTACCGGCTTGAATACGCATCCTGAGTTTGCTCTGCGGGCTGCGGCGCAAATTGCAAAGGAAACTAGTTTACCATTCGTTTCAGCCGAGAATAAATTCGAGGCTCTGGCAGCGCACGATTCGCTTGTTGAGGCGCATGGCGTTTTAAAGACGATTGCGGCCTCTTTTATGAAGATCGCGAACGACGTGCGATGGCTTTCTTCCGGACCGCGCTGCGGAATCGGTGAAATTTCGATTCCGGAAAACGAGCCAGGTTCCTCCATTATGCCGGGCAAAGTAAATCCGACTCAATCCGAACAAATGACGATGGTATCGGCACAGGTAATCGCAAACGACGTTGCGGTAAATATAGGCGGCGCTTCCGGAAATTTCGAATTGAACGTTTTTAAACCGTTAATCGTCCATAATGTTCTAAATTCGATTCGACTCCTATCGGATTCGGCTGTTTCTTTTGAAGAGCATTGTGCTCGCGGGATTTTACCGAATAAAGAAAGAATTTCGGAACACTTGCAGAATAGCTTGATGCTTGTGACAGCATTGAACCCGCATATTGGGTATGATAATGCCGCTAAAATTGCCAAGAATGCGCACAAGAAAGGAACCAGTTTAAAGGAATCCGGAATTGAGCTAGGTCTGTTGACAAGCGATCAGTTTGACCAGTGGGTACTTCCGGAGAAGATGATTTCTCCCGGCGTCGACTGA